The sequence GCATCTTTTGCCATTATTGCAGCATTAATTATATTTCTATTGAGTTTTTCGAATTGAAAAGCCCAATTACTTGTATCCGATCCATCTTATGGCTCCAGAACAAACAATTTAATGCACAGTTGAAGTCAGTGGAGCATATTGCACCTTCCACAAGAAAAGTTTGAAAGGTGGAACATTGGACATCAAGGCATAGGAATCCCATGGCAAATCGGAAAAGTGGTCATAAAATTCCAGCAGCAAAAGTGCGAGTATGGACGTGAAATGGGTcttacatttcattcattatgGTATTACATTTGCCGTCTTAAAGTTAACTTTTTAAAACCTGCAGAGACCCTCATTGacttcaatccatccatccattttctatgccgcttatcctcactagtgtgtTCTCCATTCGTATTCATTTAAAAGTGCCTGCTTTAAAGTGGAGGTATAGATTATTAATACCCTTTATATGGATGTGCAGGACTACCTGGATGCCCTAATGGGTGTGTGCTATGATGGTGTAGAAGGTCTCCTCTACCTGGCTTTGTTCTCTCTGCTGGCTGCTTGTGCACTCTCCGCCATGCTGTGTGCTATTTTCCGAGTGTGGACACTAATGGGCAGCAGGTCAGCACGAGGCAACCCCCTTATCTCATTACTACCGCTACCCACAATGCAGTGCTGCACAAGTGCTCACATGTGCACTCTTTCACTCTGTGATTGGCATGCAGAGACAAAGAGTATGATGACATCGATGAAGAGGACCCCTTCAACCCTCAAGCACGACGCATGTCCTACAACCAGAGAGGGTCCAACGTTCACAGTTTCTGCAGCTACACCAGTAGTGTCGGTAGCCAGGCCAgcctccatcctcctcctcagtcTGCATCCAATGTGCTTCCTCCACCGGAATACATGTAAGGCTAGTTTCCCATATACAAACTATTcctcccataggaaataatgtcattaatttaacaaactatacaaaagtgtaaaaataagttaaccagtctaataatgacaaaatatttgaCCTTACGGTGACGATgaaaaatgtgaacattttaaTTCTCTGTAAAATGTATTGGATCTGAGACAGATTaaagggaaaatgtgttttcgTTTTTTACAAaacttaataattatataataaattaatagttAGATAATTAATAGTTAAAACCAAGGTCCCACCAATAGTGGCAAGATCAGATtagattaaaaatgtaaatgaaactTAATGACTTGTCATATGAAAGGAAGTTGTTCAATGGTGGGTCAGAGAATACTTCACCTCGTTTATAATGGGAGATAGGTTCCCAAAaggttacggttagggttaaCCCCAAAATTTGCAATTCTTATATATGTTTAAGGCtgtaaaatacactttttcagaCAGGcacacattttctcacatttcccTCTCGTTTAAAAACTCTCAAAGTTTAAATTTCGTTGGAATTATTAAGACCAATCTCTTGGACACTGCTCCTGGTAATCCTCCATGAACCGAacattcatttacagtattccATATTAGCACCTTAGCCATAATACAACTATGATTGCTAGCAAAGAGGAAAGTGACAAGATCGATTGACAATGGTCTGCAGCCAATAAGAAGGCAGAGCACAATGGACGGTTCTCCCTTAACCAATCAGGCTACATACTCCAACTCTCACGAGTATACAGCGCCCtgtatacaataatacaataacacatatacaacatatattgctctaatacaccacaatgaCGCAgaacaatgtgaaaaaaatatgcaaaattgcACTTAAATACCCTGCAAAGCAACAAATCTGCAAAAGGTGATTCGTGATGTCGAGAAGGAACATTGTATTCCTCCCATTTTCACTGTATTACTGATAAACCTGAACAATAAATGGTAACTGTTTTCTCTAACCACCCCAGTTTCCGTCAGTAGCTTCTGGAAGGACCCTTTGGTGGAatgatatacatacagtacaccttAAGATGAAATCACATCATGTAATTTCATCAGTGTGCTATTATGTAGTAATCCTTCATTATATCATTATGTAGACCAGATCTCTCCTAACAGCTTAGTCATTATCATTATATGTTGAGTTCCAGCATAGTTTGGTTTAAAACAGGATCCCCAACCACCAGGCTGCGGGGGCCACCATGGTGTCTGATGCAAAAGTGTCTCCCTGTGATACAcctttataattaaattaatagcTGCACTACAACACATTGTGTTTAGTATATCACTCTTAAATCTCACTACCTTTCTTCCCCTTGTCTCAGGAATCAGACTATGCTGTTTGGAGGCAGCCCTCGATACGAGAACGTTCCGTTGATAGGCAGAGGATCCCCTCCTCCCTCGGTGCGTTGGCCCTATACAGCCCTCGTATCGCAAGTGTGACCACGACACCACACCTGACCTTACTTGCACAACAAGAACCCCCCCACGGCAGCTGTTGTACACATTGCACTCAACAGTGGCACATAAATGAGCAGCTAGGGTTAAGTCGCAGTGCAAGTGGTGAAACACTGCCCTCTGCAGGCCTTTTGTTCAGTTGCACCCAAGCTATAATTCTCCCCAGTGGATTAAATTGCCTCTTAAGGCAATGCAATTAATTAGACAGTTGCATCAAATCACAAAGGAGCACACAAGCCAGAATTGTTCCCTGCTAGTATCATATTTTATTCTGGCAATCAATAAGTGTGTCATGTGTCCCCACAGCTAAATAATAGACAACACTGGTAAATCCtcactttttcttcttttaagtGCCCTCTCTCTTTATAATGAAGCTTCTGTCGAACTGTGGGGGGAGCACGAGCTGCATTAGTACATTGACAGACTTTCAATGACTGGGGAAAAGAGTAGAAAGAGACAATGCAATCACTGCTTAAAAATGTATAGCAACCCTGTGAGATACATTTGAACACGGCCCTTAAAGGCAGCTAAAGGCTCTCTTTTCATGTTCAGGAATAATGGGCCTTATCAGTGTGGAATATCAATGGGATGTATTGTCTGTGTTGGAAAAGGTGTTTGCACAATTGTATCCTACCAGGGGAACCtccttctaaatattttgaaaatgtacattatcAGAAACAATTAGAGGACCCCCGGTGGGATACATTATGGTCGTCATTGTTATATATTGTTCCTctgcactgtattttttttagttgccTGTTTTTCTATTGATGCTGAATATGATCACATGCATGAAACTAACCTCTTATTTTTCCTTACTTTTTGTAACTCAGCCTTTTAAAAATCGTaagtttttagttgttgttgttgttgttcctttTTGTCATTCTATTATTCTTTGCATCATGCAATGCAAAGTGCTTGAAACTGACCCCTTAGAAGCCCAAACGTGTGCATGCTATACCTCAACtgtgtgaactttgaccttctgGCACAATGTAGGAGTACACTAGCATGTGAGTATAACTgtgaccccacccccaccttgACATTGTCTCCTGTCTGCATCCTACCTGCTTTAATCACTGACATGTCTATACCTTGTATAATATTATAGTCAAATgtaattcatgtattattttatgtttgtatgCACAGTACTCGCCCGGTATGAGGACCACCTATCTGTCTATGACTGAGGCCCAGATCAGACACTTTGGCACTGACTTCCAAGTGTAGCAGTATGGACACAGAGACAGTGTGAAGACATGTCTTCGTGGTTTGAATCCTGTTTACTGAGCCTGCACTTTGCTGGCCACATGAGGCAATTACCTCAATAACACAGTATGTCAGATGTATGTATGAGGTCAATGAAGATCTTTTGTCACATCTTTTCTTTTAGCTCTTTGTCCTATAATCTTATAGTCTGCATGGTTAATGTGTAGCTCTAATGTGAGCAATAATCAGTCCCACAGTGTGTCATTCTTTTTGGCCATGTTCTATAATCCCCTAGGACTGACAGGGCCACTTCATCAGGCACACAACTACAATCTAATGTGGTTGAGGTCAAGTGCAGAAAACAATTTCTAAATCTCTGTCAATATCCAACATCTTTCAATAGATACTATATTTGTAATAAGGATTggcaaaatattaattttggACAACTGTCTGCCAGTTGTGTTGAATTAATCGCCATTTGAGGCAATTGAGACAAAATGGAGTGCGCTACCTagttgcaaccagcagaggcactgtggATTAGGTTCCACGCCATAAAACGTGGAAAGGTTAGGAGAATtccaaaaaatatgtacaaaatgaGTTTGCTATCTGggttgagattttttttcaaatatagtCATAaacaatgtctttgtttttacttgtttttggCAGTAAAAGTTAACTCCTGTTTGAGCCTTCAGTcacttcagaatcagaatcagaaaaggttctGATTCGGTCATTAGTGAATGATCGTTGTGctttacattaaataataataaaggaaaGATTTGACCAACTTTGCTGTAaaaccctccatccatccatccatccattttct comes from Doryrhamphus excisus isolate RoL2022-K1 chromosome 15, RoL_Dexc_1.0, whole genome shotgun sequence and encodes:
- the LOC131103483 gene encoding protein tweety homolog 2-like isoform X2, producing MPIAHWPASTVWIMVFVMLSLFLSWASLGASTATAVGTSDFCVSPDKFIVNQTKDFLTGDVAHYYLFCSPNLPNPFQQSLTICQRSVTTMQIQIQGLLQFSVPVFPTAERDLLGIQRLLNASEFNLHQLTALLDCRGLHKDYLDALMGVCYDGVEGLLYLALFSLLAACALSAMLCAIFRVWTLMGSRDKEYDDIDEEDPFNPQARRMSYNQRGSNVHSFCSYTSSVGSQASLHPPPQSASNVLPPPEYMNQTMLFGGSPRYENVPLIGRGSPPPSYSPGMRTTYLSMTEAQIRHFGTDFQV